Genomic window (Drosophila sulfurigaster albostrigata strain 15112-1811.04 chromosome 2R, ASM2355843v2, whole genome shotgun sequence):
TGGAGAAGAATCCAAAATAGATGCCAATGAGCGCTGAGGCGCCCAACATTAAAGTGAACACCACATAATCCGTGATGCCAAATCGCAGCTCATCGGAGATGTCCGAAGGAGTTGCCATCGTTGTGGCCAGTGTTGCGTTTGTACTCGACATTATCctgttttaatttgcattcaatCCACTTTACATATCCTTCAAGTCAGTTGTGCTCCGTTTAGCTGCTTAATACGCACTCGTTGACACTTTTGAGGCGTCTTGTTTTTAAATCATGATCTGCAACTGAATGTAGTATCTTATCGGAACCTTTGTATTACCTTTTATAGACGTGTGCTTAAGTTTTTGCAagtgataaaataaaataaatatgaatgcgTTCTATGCAAAGTGCTGAAGGAGAACgcattaaaatacaaattcgaattctaaaaataaacgtTTATTCAAGCttcacaaagaaaaaaatttgaaaattctaaattaaaactatattcacaataaataaactaactaactaattttattatcaataaatttttaaaataatttgtaacaggaaaactaaaataaaatcaaatcatgATTTTTAAGAATGCCTCTAAAAGTTTTAACTTGAAAGATTTGAAAAGTTAATACACAATAAGAATCCTTAAAATGACAAGTATTGTTAGTTATCAATTAAAAGTGTAAGCACACTTTTAGCACTAAGTGTATACGAGCCTTCACTGTGTGAAGTTAATAATCTTGCGATTAATAATCTTCATGGGGTGAGCTTTGAACAAGTTTTATCTATCTGGTCTTAGTGTCAATAGCTTGATAAAGACGctgataaagaatattttgtgTACATATTAAAATCTGCGAATCATCTTTGTGATGAGTCTAGAGCAGCAGACTCTTAGACATGATAAGCACTGAACTCCAACatatttaaactttattttcaatCAAAGTGATTGACCAAGTCTACAATGGATGTGATTTATCTCGATAGAACTGTATAAGTAAAACAGTTTGCAAAATTAGTTGAGAAAAATCTTAATATAGACTATGTTGATGCTATTATCTTGAGTCATTTGATAACGACCTGAGATTGAAGTGCAAGCTTAATTATAGTACCATTAACCTGAATAAAGCTAACAATCTTTTTTTGtgcttataatttatattttaaatattaaaatctgCGAATCAACAGAGACATAGACTTGATAAGCACTGAGCTCCTTCATGTTTGAACTttattttcaatcaaaatgtTTGACTAAGTCTATAAGAGATGTGATTTATCTCGAAAGAACAGTATAGGTAAGTAAAACAGTTTGAGTATGTTTATGCTATTATCTTGAGTCATTTGATAACGACCCGAGATTGAAGTGCAAGTTTAATTATAGTATCATTAACCTGAATAAagataaaaatctttttttgggcatacaatttatattttattacaatttagttTTACAATGTTTAAAACACGTACGAGTATGCTGCCATAGCACTAATATAGTTTACGACAGCTTAGATTTTACAATATGATTTTATGCTAATCTTATGCCTTGATTTTCTCGCCTTGTTTGGTGTCTACCTTCAGCTCGTGCATTTCGTCGGCCGACGACGTGAGCTCATATTCCACAAAAGGTCTTACAATTGGCGATAAGAGTTTCGCATCAAATTTGGCATCTGGCGCTGGAGATAAAACATAACTGAGCGTCACACCCGTCACCCAGGTGATCACAAAACCAAACGCTGTATACCAAGTGAACGACATATCGAGTATACTCCATGCTGGCTCCAAAAGCGGCTCCGTTTGGACTGTTGCTGGAGTGTTGCTAATTGTGGCATTTGCGAGTGTTAACAAAGCGGatgttgtggctgtggctgtggcattCTGGCCAGGACAATTGTCCGTGGTTGTGGGCATAAACTCGTAATGATTGCGACCCCAACTGCCAATCACAAGGTAACTCATAGCAGCAATGCTCACAATGATGCTCCAAAGAGCAGCCTGTAAAGGGAGCATAAATTACTCTcacattaagtatatattGAAAGAAGTTTAACTTACTCGTCCATGTGCTCGAGGCACGAGCATGCCCAGCAAAAAGACGCCAGCCACCGAGCCAAAGCTAATGCCGCCAATGGAGTAAACTATTTGTAGTATAGAGCTAAATTGTTCCACAACAATGCCACCAAAGATGCAATAGATGCCGGCAATTAAGACAAACAATTTCATAATCACATTCGCCTTGTGCTCCGTGTGATGAATATGCGGCTTGATGTAATCAAAGTAAACGATGCCACTCAACGAATTGATGCTGGCCGAGAGTGTGCTCAAAGCAGCGCTAAATACACAAGAGATGAAAACACCCGGCATCCCAGTGAGATGTCCCATCACATCCTGCACCAAGTAGGGCACCATTTTGTCCAGCTTGCTGACTATGCCAAGGGTGAGGGGATCGCAGTCATGATAGCGAGCGTACATCACAATGCCCGTGTAGCAATTGAAGGTCATGATCAATACGAAGCCACAACCGAAGAGCACCAAGGAtctaaagaaaaatttaagaCATGTTACTAAAGAAATTAAGCagaaattcaatgaaatttgttaaaagataaaatacagaaatattttatagaaagactatattaaagaaaaaacttgGAAAACTGGAATACAATTTTGAAGGTAGGGAATAAAGTAAGAAAGGTACAGtcgaaatattaaaatataccaaaggctatctttggtatatctatataatactacattgaaaatataccatggttataaatatatacgtaATTCTCAACGAAAGCATTTAAAACccgaatataaaaaatataccaaaatctatatttattatatcgatatactgtcatattaaaaatataccaaagaattaaaaatatacgagattgtcaaccaaagcaattaaaacccgaacataaaaaaatataccaaaaagtatatttagtatatcgatatactgcaacattgaaaatat
Coding sequences:
- the LOC133838365 gene encoding sodium-coupled monocarboxylate transporter 2; translated protein: MSALLNDTVSQALADQFTFKTTDYIVFAFMLSISAGIGVYFGFFNKSADTTDEYLMGGKRMKTLPIAISLVASQLSAISIMSIPAEMYAFGINWFFNVISMFFVVPILNYVIIPVFYNNNITNCYEYLELRFNSATRRLQTFIFVMTGLFMLPIFIFLPSLAFAQVTGYNVHIINAIICGICIFYTMIGGIKAVVWTDVVQAAVMVISVVLVGILGTISLGGLGRVLDIADKGGRLEVNYTFDLKTRSTFWNTFGAALVTWTGYVGLNQSCVQRIVSLPSLTHARRSLVLFGCGFVLIMTFNCYTGIVMYARYHDCDPLTLGIVSKLDKMVPYLVQDVMGHLTGMPGVFISCVFSAALSTLSASINSLSGIVYFDYIKPHIHHTEHKANVIMKLFVLIAGIYCIFGGIVVEQFSSILQIVYSIGGISFGSVAGVFLLGMLVPRAHGRAALWSIIVSIAAMSYLVIGSWGRNHYEFMPTTTDNCPGQNATATATTSALLTLANATISNTPATVQTEPLLEPAWSILDMSFTWYTAFGFVITWVTGVTLSYVLSPAPDAKFDAKLLSPIVRPFVEYELTSSADEMHELKVDTKQGEKIKA